The Zea mays cultivar B73 chromosome 7, Zm-B73-REFERENCE-NAM-5.0, whole genome shotgun sequence DNA segment ATTGGCCACGGAGCACAGCGCAGAAAGCTAGCAAGGCTAGAAGGGACAGCTAACAATGTGAAATTGGAAGCGTTAGACGTGGGATTTATGGTGTTAGAGTTTGTTCTTTGCTATATAATATGGGATAAGTCAAAAAAATATTATGGGTCAATTTCGAATATCCAATGGATAACTCACGGGTGGAACGTAATATTCTAATTCGTGCTCGCCTGATTTCGAATTAGATTCGGATCTAACCCACAGGTATATCTGACTCCGTCCTTATATCAAATACGCGGGTCAAATTACCATCATATGTGGTGTTGTTGAGTGAgggcggcggtggcagcagcagaAAGGGAGTGCTCGACTCGACGGAGGTCGGAGAGGTGTCATCACCCGGGATGGGATGGGGTCATGGGGATCAGACGACGGAACGGAATGCTGTGGAGGCCGCTGCACACGATTGGGAGAGAGCGCAGGCGCCAACGCGACGGGATGAGCTGATTTGAGGGAGGAGTAATTATGGCTATCGGATATTTTAATAATGTGTTATGTATAGTTGtaatttgtttggtggatttaaAAGAGGTTATCAGTGTGCGTGATTTGGTTAGGTTAGTTTTGTAAAATTTAAACAGGTGTGTTATATAGGGTTGTAAGTCGCTTTTTAACAGTAGAGGATCAAATATGTTTTGGACTTTGAAATCTTTGTCCTTAATTTACACCAGGTCTAAAACGTCTCATTCTCATCCACACGCTAGTCCGCTTCACATGCGTGCAGGGCGCGTCTCAGCATCGGCAAGCAAGGACAAGGCCCAAGCGCGTCTCGGCTTTTGGATGGAGAAGGCCCGTTAAAGGCCCAAGCGCGTAGTAACCCTAACCCTCGCCACCGGCCTCCGCCTCTCCTCCAGAGCCAGCCGCCGTGCGCTCTCGCTCTCCCTCTGTCTGCGACGAGACTTGGTGGGCTACCGCCGCTGCGCTTCGCCAGGTGCTGACGCCTTCGCCGATCACTTCGCCGGCGATAGCACTCACCAGGTAGTCCCACCCTCATTCTCTCCCCTGTCTGCTGTGCGAAACCGAGATCCCAAACTTACTTGATCTATCTTCTATCTGGCTATTTGATCTGATCTCTACTTATTTCTAACTGTTTGCACAAAAAGGCCGTACATGTGTGCACCACGTCCCTTTACTAGATCCGCCCCTGATTTGAACAAACATAGCTATAATCTGCAGGAATGGGCCTGTGGACATTGCTGGAGGGTTTTTTGCTTCTTGCAAATGCGTTAGCGATATTGAACGAAGACCGCTTCCTTGGTCCAAGGGGATGGAGCATGTCTGAAGTATCAGGAAACGGGCAAACCAAGTCGTTCAAGGGCCAGATCGTGGGGCTTATCTACGCTACACAGTTTCTGCGGATGCCCTTAATTGCTCTCAACGTTCTCATCATCGTTGTCAAATTGGTGTCTGGCTGAGCCTGATGAATTGGTATCTGTTCCACCTTTATGTAAGAGCTAAGAGATCCCAAAGTTAATTGTACTCAAGGTTGCTGTAAATATGCTGTTTCTGTTTACTCTAATGTGGATTTCTGTTATTGTTGTCGTAAATTAATTTGGTCAGAAAATGACTGTCGATATTCATACTATCCAAGCGGGCACTTTATTGGGGGTGTCTTTCTTTTGTACATTAATGAATTCAAGACATATTTGCAACGTCCTTGTATGTTTTGTGATCGCTTCCTCTCCATTTTATGCTTATAGTGCGTTTCATGGTTGGGTACTGCTGTTGGTTCGAGGCATTTTTCTCATGCCTGAGGTTAAGTGCTAATGCAAACCATTGCCGATCCTTCTGTTTGGAAAACTATTTTTGGTCTTGGACTGACGTTGTGTGGGAAGACTTCTTGGGTGAAAACCTCAGCGATGGTGACGTCGGTGGCGCCGCTTCATCGGCGATGGGAGCGTTGCATTTTCCAGCACTGTCTTTCATAGGCGAGATCCTGGTCTATCTCAGACAGGCGACGGTGGTGACGTCACTCCCTTTTTGAAGACGTCGCTATTGAAGTTTGTCTCGGCTATGGCTCGCCTTTGGTTGTTGCTTTCTCTTCTCGGCGTCTGATTGGCGGGTGAAGGTGGGGTTTTACAACGTGAAGTCGAGGCTGCTGCGTCAGGAGATATGGCTTGACAACGATAACATGTGGTGAATCCCCTTTTTTCTGGACCAGATTAGTGGCTTGACAATTAAGAGATCGGGCATTTGCCAGGGGCAGGGCGAAGGATCAGGCTTGTTAGTGAAGAATCGGAGCTGCCTCGCATGGGCCTTGTGTGTTTCGTCTTCAGGAGTCAGAGCTGTTTGTCCCTTGTGTTGAGCTCGACAACGATGACTCTGAATGAGTTGTGTGGAGACTGTTGTTGTTTAGGTTGTTTGTGCCCTCTGTGTAGGTTTCGGGTCCGGTTTTTCTTAAAACCAAGTAAATTCTATTCTTCTTAATTGAAAGTCAGAGCTCCACGTTAAAAAGAAGAAACTATTTATGGTCCAATCTAGTGTCAATCACAATTACAGATGGTCTCCACTTGATCACCATGTGTGATTCCCGCAAGATGCTGGCAGTACCATTGTCAATTACAGATGTTTGCTAAGCTTTTTTTGTTGGGCTTGTGCAGAAAATTGTTGTTTATATTTCTCTGACTGCATCATGGATCTCAGAACAGGCTGTGTTCTACTGCTCATCTAAGTGCAGTTATCTCAATGAGGAAAAACAGTATCCTGATAAAAACATGCATTCCTTGATTTTATTTTTAGCAAGTACGTACACTGTTTGGTTACCAACTGCCAAGCAACCTTTTTGAGGTTTGACACTGCTAAGCTGCTAACACAAGTTCATCGTTTGCTATGTGCATTCTGTGGTTGCAGCTACAGAAGACGTTTTGGGCTCCAGGATATGTATAAAAGGGGGAAGATGGGGAACTATACTCAGAGTTTAGTTAATATTCATCGTGCCTTGTAGCATTCCTTGAGAAAGTATACTTTCTGGGCAAAAAATGGACCCCTTGCGTCTGAGTTATGGTGCATTAGTTCCTCCGGTCTGAGTTAATTGTTTAATGACCCACACATAACAAACAAAGGGCATACTAgtaagtactccctccgtttctttttattagtcgctggatagtgcaattttgcactattcagcgactaataaaaagaaacggagggagtattttgGTACAGCTTGCCCTTATTGACCATTCATTACGCTTCATGAGTTTCAATTATGGTCTGCAGCATCGGCATTGCATTTTTGGGAATAATCATCAATTTGTATTCTATTGTAGTCTGCTATTGTGTTAGCTAAATGTAAACACATTTTTTCATTAAATTTTATATGGATGAAACCTTCTTGACACGATTACCACTTATCTAAGTCATAAAATTGTGTATGAAACTGTAGTGCGCAACTATTTTTTTTTACTGAGAATGAGTGTTTCATGTATGTTTCATTTAATTCTATATGACACACAGCCGTCTTATTATTAATGCTATAAAAGTATGGCAGAGACAGCGAACCAAACAACCCCTTAATCTTCCTCAGTCCTCTTTACCACCTCGTCCATTGTTCTCGTACAAATTAATAAGATGGGTCCGGCTCATGGTTTGCTGTTTGTTTTTTCTCGACACTGGCCCACCACATACCCCACTTTGAACTATTTTCCCTTGCTTCCATACTACGTTGAACGACTGAGCGAGCATGTACGGAATGTGCTAAATGCATGTATGTGACGACTAGGCAAAGATGAATGGCCACTTCTTTTCCGTACATGCATATATGTTGAGTTGTTGACCATACCCCCCTCCGCTTTGCTAATTCTTACCGTTTTGACAAGTTTGAGTCAAACTTTAAAAACCTCGGCTGCCAAAACCTATCGAAGTTTATTCTAGTTCTAGGAGCATATATGTTGGTGTGTCTCGGCGTTAGCACTTAGCACCAAGCAGGTCCATACAAATCTTCTCAAACTGGAGACGGACATTGCTAAGTGGCACTATCGTTGTatgtagagatggccaaacgggtggTCCTGTGAAACGTTTTGGGCTCGGCTCACTAGGCATGGTCAGAAAACTAGACCGGATCAACTAAGGTTATGGGCTCATTTCCCTATCTGAGCTTGGCCCGCTGCGGATATAAATGGGCCAGTCTGATAAGCACGAAAAAAGCGGGCTGAAACGAGCTAAACGGACAGGTAAGCACGATTTACTATAAAAAAAATGTGTTTAACTGGCTTGAAGTAAACGGGTCGTGTCGAGCTAGCCCAACATGTTTAATTTTCTGTCTAGATCTGACTCGCTTAATCATGATGCGGTCCGGGCCTTATAAAAACGGACCGGTCGGGCTCGTACCAGACAAAAAAAAAAGTGCTTCGAGCCGCTTTCTATATGAAACCGAATATATACAAACTAAAGAAGTTAGCTAGCCTAGGGAATCTGAAGTGGGGTGGGAGGAGGAGCCATGGGGAAGCGGCGCTGAATGCGCAACGAACCCCTCGTCCTCCTCGTCGCTGACACGGCCGGCCCTCCTCCACTCCTGCCGCCAGTCCAAGTCCTGAAACGCGGCGCGCCCGCTCGTGAACCGCCTCATCTGGCCGAGACCCGCCGGAGctggagccgccgccgccgccgtcgcgccGCCGTCGCACTCTTTGCCGTTACCGACGAGGCCGTCTGCCCTTGACCGAGGACGCGACCTGCCGCGCCGGAAGAACGACAGCCGCTTGACGAGCGAGCCTCTGGGCTTCCCCTCCGCCGGCGCCGGCGGCAGCGGGCAGGCGCCGCCGCCGTTCTTGCCGCACGGGTTGACCTTCCTCTGGCG contains these protein-coding regions:
- the LOC103633612 gene encoding uncharacterized protein At1g76070, yielding MEKKQKQKKHARSRSFTGGGLASFLKSTVAFFSFTFPSASVGTRSSFNHRNGFSGPIVSIVPPEARGGGGRNRSGYMTPEPSSPKVSCIGQIKRSNSRRQRKVNPCGKNGGGACPLPPAPAEGKPRGSLVKRLSFFRRGRSRPRSRADGLVGNGKECDGGATAAAAAPAPAGLGQMRRFTSGRAAFQDLDWRQEWRRAGRVSDEEDEGFVAHSAPLPHGSSSHPTSDSLG
- the LOC100276706 gene encoding protein transport protein yos1-like isoform X1 → MGLWTLLEGFLLLANALAILNEDRFLGPRGWSMSEVSGNGQTKSFKGQIVGLIYATQFLRMPLIALNVLIIVVKLVSG